The following coding sequences lie in one Euhalothece natronophila Z-M001 genomic window:
- a CDS encoding DUF1830 domain-containing protein — MIASQPVKDKKTMLMCHFFNHRNQVVIARISNIPNWYLERVVFPAQRFLFEAPEDAVLEIHAPEQGTIHEDTIPCRDLCIEVEPDSIN, encoded by the coding sequence ATGATTGCATCTCAACCTGTCAAAGATAAAAAAACAATGTTAATGTGTCACTTTTTTAATCACCGTAACCAAGTGGTAATTGCTCGCATTAGCAATATTCCTAATTGGTATTTGGAGAGGGTGGTTTTTCCAGCACAACGATTTTTGTTTGAAGCGCCTGAGGATGCTGTTTTAGAAATTCATGCCCCTGAACAAGGTACTATTCATGAAGATACGATTCCTTGTCGTGATCTTTGTATAGAGGTAGAACCAGACTCTATCAATTAG
- the ilvD gene encoding dihydroxy-acid dehydratase: MSDNLRSKVVTQGTQRAPNRAMLRAVGFEDQDFNKPIVGVANGFSTITPCNMGIDDLAIRAESGFKQAGAMPQMFGTITISDGISMGTEGMKYSLVSRDVIADSIETVCNGQSMDGVLAIGGCDKNMPGAMIAMARLNIPAIFVYGGTIKPGHYNGQDLTIVSAFEAVGQHSAGKIDEAHLTEIERRACPGAGSCGGMFTANTMSSAFEVMGMSLPYSSTMAAEDAEKADSAEKSAFTLVEAIRKQILPSQILTRKAFENAISVIMAVGGSTNAVLHLLAIANTIGVDLTLDDFAKIRDRVPVLCDLKPSGRYVITNLHEVGGIPLVMKMLLEHDLLHGDALTITGQTIAEILEDVPSTPPSGQEVIRQWDNPLYEKGHLAILKGNLASEGAVAKISGVKTPKITGPARVFESEEDCLDAILAGKIQAGDIVVVRNEGPKGGPGMREMLAPTSAIIGAGLGDSVGLITDGRFSGGTYGMVVGHVAPEAAVGGTIGLVQEGDTITIDSYARSLHVHVSDKELEERRKNWQPPSPPYSRGVLAKYARLVSSSSLGAVTDLNLTQ; encoded by the coding sequence ATGTCAGATAATTTACGAAGTAAGGTCGTTACACAAGGAACACAACGCGCCCCGAACCGTGCTATGTTGCGGGCAGTGGGATTTGAAGATCAAGATTTTAATAAGCCAATTGTAGGAGTGGCGAATGGGTTTAGCACCATTACTCCCTGCAATATGGGGATTGATGATTTAGCTATCCGCGCTGAATCTGGTTTTAAGCAGGCTGGGGCAATGCCTCAAATGTTTGGCACAATTACCATTTCTGATGGTATTTCCATGGGAACAGAAGGGATGAAATACTCTCTTGTTTCCCGAGATGTGATTGCTGATTCTATTGAAACAGTCTGTAATGGGCAAAGCATGGATGGTGTCTTAGCCATTGGCGGCTGTGATAAAAATATGCCTGGGGCAATGATTGCTATGGCGCGTCTGAATATCCCTGCGATTTTTGTCTATGGGGGAACGATTAAACCTGGGCATTACAACGGACAAGATTTAACCATTGTTAGTGCGTTTGAAGCAGTTGGGCAACACAGTGCAGGGAAAATTGATGAAGCCCATTTAACAGAAATTGAACGCCGAGCTTGTCCAGGGGCTGGTTCTTGTGGGGGAATGTTTACGGCAAATACTATGTCCTCAGCATTTGAGGTGATGGGGATGAGTCTTCCTTATTCTTCTACCATGGCTGCCGAAGATGCGGAAAAAGCTGATAGTGCCGAAAAGTCTGCTTTTACACTAGTCGAGGCAATTCGCAAACAAATTCTGCCTAGTCAAATTTTAACCCGCAAGGCGTTTGAAAATGCCATTTCAGTGATTATGGCTGTGGGAGGATCAACTAACGCTGTTTTGCATTTGCTTGCTATTGCCAATACGATTGGGGTGGATTTAACGTTAGATGATTTTGCCAAAATTCGCGATCGCGTTCCCGTTTTATGTGATCTAAAGCCTTCAGGACGATATGTAATTACCAATCTTCATGAAGTTGGGGGCATTCCTTTAGTTATGAAAATGCTCCTTGAACATGATCTGTTACATGGAGACGCTTTAACAATTACAGGGCAAACCATTGCGGAAATTTTAGAAGATGTCCCCAGCACGCCTCCCAGTGGTCAAGAGGTGATCCGTCAGTGGGATAATCCTCTGTATGAAAAAGGACATTTAGCCATTCTTAAAGGTAATCTTGCCAGTGAAGGAGCCGTGGCAAAAATTAGTGGGGTAAAAACTCCAAAAATTACGGGGCCAGCGCGAGTCTTTGAGTCAGAAGAAGACTGTCTAGATGCGATTCTAGCTGGGAAAATTCAAGCAGGTGATATTGTTGTGGTTCGCAATGAGGGGCCAAAAGGGGGGCCAGGGATGCGCGAAATGTTAGCCCCGACTTCGGCAATCATTGGCGCTGGTTTAGGCGACTCTGTGGGCTTAATTACCGATGGTCGTTTTTCTGGTGGCACCTATGGCATGGTAGTTGGTCATGTGGCTCCTGAAGCAGCCGTTGGGGGAACCATTGGATTAGTGCAAGAAGGAGATACGATTACCATTGATTCTTACGCGCGATCGCTGCATGTTCACGTTAGCGACAAAGAATTAGAAGAACGACGGAAAAACTGGCAACCTCCCTCTCCTCCCTATTCTAGAGGAGTTTTAGCTAAATACGCTCGGTTAGTCTCTTCTAGTAGCTTAGGGGCAGTAACTGATTTAAATCTGACCCAATAA
- a CDS encoding CPXCG motif-containing cysteine-rich protein, with translation MENTAEFICAFCGEGNPTFIDVSVGLKQCYVEDCQVCCNPNILYISIDEETLEAEIHTDCES, from the coding sequence ATGGAAAATACAGCTGAGTTTATTTGTGCCTTTTGTGGTGAAGGTAATCCTACCTTTATTGATGTTAGTGTTGGTTTAAAACAATGCTATGTGGAAGACTGTCAAGTTTGCTGTAATCCCAATATTTTATACATAAGTATTGATGAAGAGACGCTAGAAGCAGAGATTCATACTGACTGCGAAAGTTGA
- a CDS encoding site-2 protease family protein — MNNNIRVGNLFGIPFYINPSWFLVLVLVTWVYGSQLQNFPQLVGVAPWLLGLVAALLLFSSVLAHELGHSFVALKQGIKVNSITLFIFGGIASLEEDSKTPWGALLVAIAGPAVSVLLFVLFTTINFSVSLSEPLSAVIGLLATVNLILALFNMIPGLPLDGGNVLKAIVWKITGNQYRGIFIASIVGQFIGWIAIVLGLFSVFGITQFGSIWTAFIGFFLLQNAGRSAQSATLQDKLSRFTAEEAVSENSPVIKADLNLREFVNEYIIGKGEWSKFLVTDEEGKLIGELKVDDLKIIPTSEWTEKTVRELTTPQEVTSVKPKQSLLEVVMMFEQNKQNEVAVIGDNGVVFGLIEKSGIAKFLDKKQEELKTA, encoded by the coding sequence ATGAATAATAATATCAGAGTTGGCAACTTATTTGGCATTCCCTTCTATATTAACCCCTCATGGTTCTTAGTATTAGTTTTAGTGACTTGGGTCTATGGTAGTCAGCTACAAAATTTTCCGCAATTAGTTGGAGTAGCCCCTTGGCTATTAGGATTAGTGGCAGCCTTACTATTATTCTCGTCAGTTTTAGCTCACGAATTAGGGCATAGTTTTGTAGCTCTGAAACAGGGAATCAAGGTGAACTCAATTACCCTTTTTATTTTTGGTGGCATAGCCAGTTTAGAAGAAGATTCTAAAACACCATGGGGAGCATTGTTAGTAGCCATTGCTGGCCCTGCTGTCAGTGTTCTTTTATTTGTGCTGTTTACCACTATTAACTTCTCTGTTTCCCTCTCAGAACCTCTATCTGCTGTAATTGGGTTACTAGCAACAGTTAATTTAATTTTAGCTCTATTTAATATGATTCCAGGCTTGCCACTTGATGGTGGTAATGTCTTAAAAGCAATTGTTTGGAAAATTACAGGGAATCAGTATCGAGGAATTTTTATTGCTAGTATTGTTGGTCAATTTATTGGCTGGATTGCAATTGTATTAGGATTATTTTCGGTATTTGGCATTACTCAATTTGGTAGTATTTGGACAGCCTTTATTGGCTTTTTCTTACTACAAAATGCTGGACGCTCAGCCCAGTCTGCCACGTTGCAAGATAAGCTCAGTCGCTTTACAGCTGAAGAAGCAGTGAGTGAAAATAGTCCTGTAATTAAAGCTGATTTAAATTTACGAGAATTTGTTAACGAGTATATCATCGGAAAAGGAGAATGGAGCAAGTTTCTAGTCACTGATGAAGAAGGAAAGTTAATTGGTGAATTAAAAGTTGATGACCTTAAAATTATTCCTACTTCGGAATGGACAGAAAAAACAGTTCGTGAATTAACAACGCCACAAGAAGTAACTTCTGTAAAACCCAAGCAATCTCTTCTAGAAGTAGTGATGATGTTTGAGCAAAATAAGCAGAATGAGGTAGCAGTTATTGGGGATAATGGTGTTGTTTTTGGGCTAATCGAGAAGTCTGGAATTGCTAAGTTTCTCGATAAAAAGCAAGAAGAGTTAAAAACTGCTTAG
- the topA gene encoding type I DNA topoisomerase, with product MPTLVIVESPTKARTIRKYLPNDYRVEASMGHVRDLPSSAKEVPAKIKGESWARLGVNVENGFEPVYVVPSDKKKVVKELKAALKEADELILATDEDREGESISWHLKELLNPKVPTKRMVFHEITREAIQEALNQCRDVNDDLVEAQETRRILDRLYGYTLSPLLWNKIARGLSAGRVQSVAVRLIVEKERERRAFKSGSYWDLKATLEKEKSEFEAKLITLGGKKLATGSDFDPKTGKIAKGKDVVLLKEADANALKERLSDKEWTVKQVEEKPTTRKPSPPFTTSTLQQEANRKLKISARDTMRTAQSLYENGYITYMRTDSVHLSEQAISAARSCVTSKYGKEYLSPKPRQYSTKSKGAQEAHEAIRPAGESFRSPQETGLQGREFALYDLIWKRTVASQMANAKLTQISVTLTVEDAEFRSSGKRIDFPGFFRAYVEGSDDPEAALDNQEVVLPNLKEGDHPNCKKLESLGHETQPPARYTEASLVKMLESEGIGRPSTYASIISTIIDRGYVQMRGNALVPTFTAFAVTSLLEQYFGELVDPHFTARMEETLDHIAAGKSDSTPYLKEFYYGEKGVNTLVEEKQKEIDPDTAKAVDLDENIDARIKIGYFGPYLETESEEGQVRASIPQDVTPADINPEQVEVLIRQKTEGPDQLGTHPETGEPIFIKIGKYGPYVELGEATEEKKKPKRCSIPKGTKAEDVTLEMAVDLLSLPRHLGEHPATGAPIKAAIGPYGPYVVHDQGKEGKDYRSLKKEDDVLTVGLDRALELLSQPKRTRRGNQKELIKELGNHPDNDKPVKLYKGQHGPYVNHGRKNASLPEGEKPENITLERAVELLAEKSKSTTTKTKSSSSSSKKASNSKTGTKSKTSKTKSSSNSSSKKTSSSKTGTKSKTSKTKSSNSANKNSSSKTATKKGGTKSKSSTTNNK from the coding sequence ATGCCTACTCTTGTCATCGTTGAATCACCAACTAAAGCCCGAACCATCCGTAAATATCTGCCCAATGATTATCGCGTAGAAGCCTCCATGGGCCACGTGCGAGACTTACCCTCCTCCGCGAAAGAAGTGCCAGCCAAAATTAAAGGGGAAAGTTGGGCGCGACTGGGGGTTAACGTAGAAAATGGATTTGAACCTGTTTATGTTGTTCCCAGTGACAAGAAAAAAGTTGTTAAGGAACTCAAAGCCGCCCTCAAAGAAGCCGATGAATTAATCCTCGCCACAGACGAAGACAGAGAAGGAGAAAGCATTTCTTGGCATCTTAAAGAATTACTCAACCCAAAAGTTCCTACCAAGCGGATGGTTTTCCATGAAATTACCCGTGAGGCGATTCAAGAAGCCCTTAACCAATGTCGGGATGTCAACGATGACTTAGTAGAAGCCCAAGAAACTCGGCGCATTCTTGATCGTCTCTATGGCTATACCCTCTCTCCCCTACTGTGGAACAAAATCGCACGGGGACTTTCCGCAGGGCGAGTGCAGTCAGTGGCGGTACGTCTCATTGTGGAAAAAGAAAGAGAACGGCGGGCTTTCAAAAGTGGAAGTTATTGGGACTTAAAAGCCACCCTAGAAAAAGAAAAAAGTGAATTTGAAGCGAAATTAATTACCCTTGGTGGGAAAAAACTCGCCACAGGTAGTGACTTTGACCCGAAAACGGGGAAAATTGCTAAAGGGAAGGATGTGGTGCTGCTAAAAGAAGCAGATGCGAATGCGCTAAAAGAGCGACTAAGTGATAAAGAATGGACGGTTAAACAAGTTGAAGAAAAACCCACTACTCGCAAGCCATCACCGCCGTTTACTACTTCCACTCTGCAACAAGAAGCCAACCGCAAATTAAAAATCTCAGCACGGGATACCATGCGGACGGCTCAGAGTTTGTATGAAAATGGTTATATTACCTATATGCGGACTGACTCGGTGCATCTGTCTGAACAAGCCATTAGTGCCGCTAGAAGCTGTGTAACCAGCAAATACGGTAAAGAATACCTTTCCCCAAAACCCCGTCAATACAGTACCAAAAGTAAAGGCGCACAAGAAGCCCACGAAGCGATCCGCCCAGCTGGAGAAAGTTTCCGTTCTCCCCAAGAAACAGGGCTACAGGGGCGAGAATTTGCCCTCTATGACTTGATTTGGAAGCGCACAGTTGCCTCACAAATGGCAAACGCGAAGTTAACTCAAATTAGTGTCACCCTTACTGTGGAAGATGCGGAGTTTCGTTCTAGTGGTAAACGCATTGACTTTCCTGGATTCTTTCGGGCATATGTAGAGGGATCAGATGATCCGGAAGCGGCTTTAGATAACCAAGAGGTGGTTTTACCGAACTTAAAAGAAGGCGATCATCCCAATTGTAAAAAATTAGAGTCCCTTGGACATGAAACCCAACCCCCAGCCCGTTATACGGAAGCCTCACTGGTGAAAATGCTAGAAAGTGAAGGAATTGGGCGACCCAGTACCTATGCCAGTATTATTAGCACAATTATCGATCGCGGCTATGTGCAAATGCGTGGTAATGCCCTTGTTCCAACTTTTACCGCCTTTGCAGTCACCAGTCTTTTAGAACAGTATTTTGGGGAATTGGTTGATCCTCATTTTACCGCCCGCATGGAAGAAACCCTTGATCACATAGCAGCCGGAAAAAGCGACTCTACCCCCTATCTGAAAGAATTTTATTATGGGGAAAAAGGAGTCAATACCCTAGTGGAAGAAAAGCAGAAAGAAATTGATCCTGATACGGCTAAAGCGGTTGATTTAGACGAAAACATTGATGCGAGAATTAAAATTGGCTATTTTGGCCCCTATCTAGAAACTGAAAGTGAAGAAGGACAGGTCAGGGCTTCTATTCCGCAAGATGTGACTCCTGCTGATATTAATCCTGAACAAGTAGAGGTTCTGATTCGCCAGAAAACAGAAGGGCCAGATCAACTGGGAACGCATCCTGAAACGGGAGAACCCATCTTTATCAAAATTGGTAAATATGGTCCTTATGTGGAATTAGGAGAAGCCACTGAAGAGAAGAAAAAGCCGAAACGCTGTTCGATTCCTAAAGGGACAAAAGCCGAAGATGTAACGTTAGAAATGGCAGTGGATTTACTTTCACTTCCTCGTCATTTAGGCGAACATCCTGCAACGGGCGCACCCATCAAAGCCGCGATCGGACCATACGGCCCCTATGTTGTCCATGATCAAGGAAAAGAGGGGAAAGACTATCGTTCTCTAAAGAAAGAGGATGATGTGTTAACGGTGGGATTAGATCGCGCTTTAGAACTGCTTTCACAACCGAAAAGAACTCGTCGCGGCAACCAAAAAGAATTAATTAAAGAATTAGGAAATCACCCTGATAATGATAAGCCCGTGAAATTATATAAAGGGCAACATGGCCCTTATGTTAATCATGGTCGAAAAAATGCCAGTCTTCCAGAAGGAGAAAAGCCTGAGAATATTACCCTAGAACGAGCGGTGGAACTTTTAGCAGAAAAAAGTAAAAGTACAACAACCAAGACCAAATCTAGTAGTTCGAGTTCCAAGAAAGCGTCTAACAGTAAAACTGGAACTAAAAGTAAAACAAGCAAGACCAAATCTAGTAGCAATTCGAGTTCTAAGAAAACGTCTAGCAGTAAAACTGGAACTAAAAGTAAAACAAGCAAGACCAAATCTAGTAACAGTGCCAACAAAAATTCCAGCAGTAAAACAGCTACTAAAAAAGGCGGAACTAAGAGTAAAAGTAGTACCACAAATAACAAATAA
- the msrP gene encoding protein-methionine-sulfoxide reductase catalytic subunit MsrP, translating into MMIIRNPKPWHNERSQITSKRLYLKRRHFLKSLIGVGIGATAFSLTGCTQSESEQALKASLKRPKISPLSTNPNFSNLERPITDEKLAGSYNNFYEFGGNKSIWLKAQDLPTEDWKVEVTGLVKNPKTYDLDEIKKQFPIEERIYRFRCVEAWSMVLPWVGFPMKALIKAVEPTSKAKFVRFTSFYDEKIMPGPTFHFGELPWPYTESLRLDEMANELAFFAIGIYGEELPKQHGAPLRAVLPWKYGFKGAKSIAKVEFLAEQPATYWNTLMPNEYGLIANVNPEVPHPRWSQATENFISEGPDLSWEIKETQLYNGYGEYVANLYS; encoded by the coding sequence ATAATGATCATCCGTAATCCTAAACCTTGGCATAATGAACGCTCTCAAATTACCTCAAAACGCTTATATCTCAAGCGGCGACATTTTCTTAAAAGTCTCATTGGCGTAGGAATTGGGGCAACTGCATTTTCTTTAACCGGCTGTACTCAATCTGAATCTGAACAAGCCTTAAAAGCCAGTCTCAAACGTCCTAAAATTTCACCTCTCTCTACTAATCCAAATTTTTCTAACCTAGAACGTCCGATAACGGATGAAAAATTAGCAGGAAGTTACAACAACTTTTATGAGTTTGGAGGAAATAAATCTATCTGGTTAAAAGCCCAAGACTTACCCACAGAAGATTGGAAAGTGGAAGTAACCGGGTTAGTCAAAAATCCTAAAACTTATGATTTAGACGAGATTAAAAAGCAGTTTCCTATTGAAGAACGCATTTATCGCTTTCGTTGTGTGGAAGCCTGGTCGATGGTTTTACCTTGGGTAGGGTTTCCGATGAAAGCGTTAATTAAAGCCGTTGAACCTACCTCTAAGGCTAAATTTGTGCGCTTTACGTCCTTTTATGATGAAAAGATCATGCCTGGCCCCACGTTTCATTTTGGGGAACTTCCTTGGCCCTATACTGAGTCTTTGCGCCTTGATGAAATGGCAAATGAGTTAGCCTTTTTTGCCATTGGCATTTATGGGGAAGAATTACCGAAACAACATGGCGCACCGCTAAGGGCAGTTTTACCGTGGAAATATGGCTTTAAGGGGGCAAAGTCTATTGCCAAAGTGGAATTTCTCGCGGAACAACCCGCAACTTATTGGAATACATTGATGCCTAATGAGTATGGCTTAATTGCTAATGTTAATCCTGAAGTCCCTCATCCCCGATGGTCACAGGCGACAGAGAATTTTATTAGTGAGGGGCCTGATTTATCTTGGGAAATCAAGGAAACGCAACTGTATAACGGCTATGGGGAATATGTGGCAAACTTATATTCTTAA